The following coding sequences are from one Schizosaccharomyces osmophilus chromosome 1, complete sequence window:
- a CDS encoding TfdA family Taurine catabolism dioxygenase TauD, variant: MSAVTIENRTTKDHSLVGDTNAVKSITLEAANELNKVTLSEANNLINLQLKDALKGEEFIDLTPSIGREYPSVQLSQWIHGKDSDRLLRELANIISTKGVVFFRNQDLNAQEQKILGQRLGELTGKPKDSSLHIHPVVNSGRKDVDSTGEIENDDNEVSILSKSQYKKIYPLKERPRAFHPKASAGWHSDITFEPVPADYSILKMQKPSENGGDTLWASGYELYTRFSPPFRRFLDGLTATYAQPKFQQFADASGFKLYDGPRGSPRNVGETLEAVHPVVRTNPVTGLKSVFAVGHHVEKINDVTTEESSYLLNRFVDLIAHNHDLQVRFKWKKNDLAIWDNRSVYHTATYDAVGPERLGIRVVGIGEKPYLDPSSRAIDGL, translated from the coding sequence ATGTCTGCAGTCACTATTGAAAATCGTACTACAAAGGATCATTCCTTGGTTGGTGATACGAATGCCGTAAAATCCATCACACTTGAAGCAGCAAACGAGTTGAACAAAGTTACCCTAAGCGAAGCAAACAACCTGATCAATTTGCAACTAAAAGATGCTCTTAAAGGCGAGGAATTTATCGATCTAACACCAAGTATTGGTAGGGAGTATCCAAGTGTACAGCTTTCACAGTGGATCCATGGAAAGGATTCCGATCGACTACTTCGGGAATTGGCCAATATAATCTCAACCAAGGGAGTTGTGTTTTTTCGAAACCAAGATTTGAATGCCCAGGAACAAAAGATCCTAGGCCAAAGGCTCGGTGAATTGACAGGAAAACCCAAGGACTCTTCGCTGCATATTCATCCAGTCGTTAACAGTGGACGGAAAGATGTCGACTCTACAggtgaaattgaaaatgatgataATGAGGTCTCGATATTGTCAAAGTCtcaatacaaaaaaatctatCCACTCAAAGAACGTCCTAGGGcatttcatccaaaagcAAGTGCTGGATGGCATAGCGATATAACCTTTGAACCCGTACCTGCAGATTACTCAATCttgaaaatgcaaaaaccATCTGAAAATGGAGGCGACACTTTATGGGCATCTGGGTATGAACTTTACACCAGATTTTCTCCTCCATTTCGTCGATTTTTAGATGGATTGACTGCTACATATGCTCAACCCAAATTTCAACAATTTGCAGATGCAAGTGGATTCAAGTTGTACGATGGTCCACGTGGATCTCCAAGAAATGTTGGTGAAACACTGGAAGCCGTCCATCCTGTAGTTCGTACGAACCCAGTAACTGGATTAAAGAGTGTATTTGCAGTGGGACATCATGTTGAAAAGATCAACGATGTAACAACAGAAGAGAGTAGCTACTTACTTAATCGGTTTGTTGATCTAATTGCGCATAATCATGATCTTCAAGTTCGTTttaaatggaaaaaaaatgactTGGCAATTTGGGATAATCGCAGTGTTTATCATACGGCTACTTATGATGCTGTAGGTCCTGAACGTTTAGGTATACGGGTAGTAGGTATTGGTGAAAAGCCATACCTTGATCCCAGCTCTCGTGCTATTGACGGACTTTAG